A single genomic interval of Mangifera indica cultivar Alphonso chromosome 5, CATAS_Mindica_2.1, whole genome shotgun sequence harbors:
- the LOC123216787 gene encoding protein PALE CRESS, chloroplastic isoform X2 has protein sequence MEVKIFPLTCAPLLLSSSSFPTNVRISHFRTKRSPAIVLRRSANKEETVLEGMPKEYYDDEWQARQREKTKELQRRRQEEDEEEERKIQEYREIGLRLKGYPEEDVRKARKLVSSFIRAEEEVEEKIEEACEKGELTELVLLVIWNRLDLARRDEEKDAIRSLDLLYRRVETEILKREATPAMRLLNDLLNMHDGFDDEGWRKKCRKLMVDTFPREDPFTILVPEGFDIDKHHGPLPPPPPEGDDPLLRVDFIREVDALLKEVKLEQSEVQNSQGLDPESVAIRLKQQEKQRTIQQVEALLDLALHLKW, from the exons ATGGAAGTGAAAATTTTCCCTCTAACATGCGCCCCTCTTTTATTATCTTCGTCTTCCTTCCCCACGAACGTACGTATCTCTCATTTCAGGACCAAACGCTCACCCGCAATTG TTCTGCGGAGAAGCGCAAACAAGGAAGAAACGGTTTTAGAAGGCATGCCTAAGGAGTATTACGATGAT GAATGGCAAGCTCGACAACGAGAAAAGACAAAGGAGTTGCAACGAAGACggcaagaagaagatgaagaagaggaaagaaagaTTCAGGAATATCGTGAAATTGGCCTGCGGTTGAAGGGATATCCAGAAGAAGATGtcagaaaagcaagaaaattggtCTCTAGCTTTATCAGAGCTGAAGAGGAGGTGGAAGAG AAAATTGAAGAAGCTTGTGAAAAAGGAGAACTTACTGAACTTGTTCTGCTGGTCATATGGAATCGCCTTGATCTCGCTCGACGTGAT GAAGAAAAGGATGCTATAAGAAGTCTTGATCTGCTATACAGAAGGGTTGAG ACTGAGATTTTGAAACGGGAAGCTACTCCTGCCATGAGACTGCTTAATGATCTTCTGAATATGCATGATGGATTTGATGATGAAGGGTGGCGGAAGAAATGCAGAAAACTCATGGTTGATACTTTTCCACGAGAGGATCCATTTACCATTCTTGTGCCAGAAGGATTTGACATTGATAAG CATCATGGGCcactaccaccaccaccaccggaAGGAGACGATCCTCTGTTGAGGGTAGATTTTATCAGAGAGGTTGATGCATTGCTGAAAGAGGTAAAGCTGGAGCAAAGTGAAGTGCAGAATTCTCAAGGGCTTGATCCCGAATCTGTTGCAATTAGGTTGAAGCAACAAGAGAAGCAACGAACCATACAGCAAGTTGAGGCTTTGTTGGATCTGGCCCTTCATTTGAAATGGTAG
- the LOC123216787 gene encoding protein PALE CRESS, chloroplastic isoform X1, whose translation MEVKIFPLTCAPLLLSSSSFPTNVRISHFRTKRSPAIVLRRSANKEETVLEGMPKEYYDDVCVSLVSVSLVFIIIIMVWQHDDAGEREWQARQREKTKELQRRRQEEDEEEERKIQEYREIGLRLKGYPEEDVRKARKLVSSFIRAEEEVEEKIEEACEKGELTELVLLVIWNRLDLARRDEEKDAIRSLDLLYRRVETEILKREATPAMRLLNDLLNMHDGFDDEGWRKKCRKLMVDTFPREDPFTILVPEGFDIDKHHGPLPPPPPEGDDPLLRVDFIREVDALLKEVKLEQSEVQNSQGLDPESVAIRLKQQEKQRTIQQVEALLDLALHLKW comes from the exons ATGGAAGTGAAAATTTTCCCTCTAACATGCGCCCCTCTTTTATTATCTTCGTCTTCCTTCCCCACGAACGTACGTATCTCTCATTTCAGGACCAAACGCTCACCCGCAATTG TTCTGCGGAGAAGCGCAAACAAGGAAGAAACGGTTTTAGAAGGCATGCCTAAGGAGTATTACGATGATGTATGCGTCTCCCTTGTCTCTGTTTCtcttgtatttattattattattatggtttGGCAGCATGACGATGCAGGCGAGAGG GAATGGCAAGCTCGACAACGAGAAAAGACAAAGGAGTTGCAACGAAGACggcaagaagaagatgaagaagaggaaagaaagaTTCAGGAATATCGTGAAATTGGCCTGCGGTTGAAGGGATATCCAGAAGAAGATGtcagaaaagcaagaaaattggtCTCTAGCTTTATCAGAGCTGAAGAGGAGGTGGAAGAG AAAATTGAAGAAGCTTGTGAAAAAGGAGAACTTACTGAACTTGTTCTGCTGGTCATATGGAATCGCCTTGATCTCGCTCGACGTGAT GAAGAAAAGGATGCTATAAGAAGTCTTGATCTGCTATACAGAAGGGTTGAG ACTGAGATTTTGAAACGGGAAGCTACTCCTGCCATGAGACTGCTTAATGATCTTCTGAATATGCATGATGGATTTGATGATGAAGGGTGGCGGAAGAAATGCAGAAAACTCATGGTTGATACTTTTCCACGAGAGGATCCATTTACCATTCTTGTGCCAGAAGGATTTGACATTGATAAG CATCATGGGCcactaccaccaccaccaccggaAGGAGACGATCCTCTGTTGAGGGTAGATTTTATCAGAGAGGTTGATGCATTGCTGAAAGAGGTAAAGCTGGAGCAAAGTGAAGTGCAGAATTCTCAAGGGCTTGATCCCGAATCTGTTGCAATTAGGTTGAAGCAACAAGAGAAGCAACGAACCATACAGCAAGTTGAGGCTTTGTTGGATCTGGCCCTTCATTTGAAATGGTAG